Proteins encoded together in one Planctomyces sp. SH-PL14 window:
- a CDS encoding SRPBCC family protein — protein MASARFNPILFLFGTQGTLDRGRYLAWGVGLMLLKYAVEAAVIGVATGEVYTPLDFFNPTLSGRMRFSRLGNEWLGLALTLWTIPFVWIAVAMSIRRCRDAGVSPWEVQWIFVPIVNFIEMIRLAVLSSEPAILAEDSQEPGELPAPLPSGQREPPSGAVRAALSGIAAGVLYALFLIVSSVYLFDNYGSALFFGTPFVSGAVGAFLFNRPRPRSLLATLGNTSLMVLFCCLALLLLALEGMICVLMALPIMVPVAWLGGLVGWTIARETRRPQRERQGLLCSLAVLPLLAGIEGAVAPNPVFTVESAIEIAAPPERVWETVIGFPPITREPAWFFRLGIACPERARIEGTGIGAIRHCEFTTGAFVEPITVWDPPRRLAFDVTEQPEPMFELTPYRHIHPPHLKSSFRSTRGEFRLEPLPADGERGPGTRLIGRTWYTLDMRPLPYWTVWSDALIHAIHRRVLEHIREVAEGRTVPAKTL, from the coding sequence ATGGCGTCTGCTCGGTTCAATCCAATCCTGTTTCTGTTCGGCACCCAAGGGACCCTGGACCGGGGGCGGTATCTCGCTTGGGGTGTGGGGCTGATGCTGCTGAAGTACGCCGTGGAAGCGGCCGTGATCGGAGTGGCGACGGGTGAGGTCTATACGCCGCTCGATTTCTTCAACCCGACACTCAGCGGGCGAATGCGGTTCTCCCGGCTGGGGAACGAGTGGCTGGGGCTGGCGTTGACCCTCTGGACGATCCCGTTCGTCTGGATCGCGGTCGCGATGAGCATCCGCCGCTGCCGGGATGCCGGGGTTTCGCCCTGGGAGGTCCAGTGGATCTTCGTCCCGATCGTGAACTTCATCGAGATGATCCGCCTGGCGGTCCTCTCGTCCGAGCCGGCGATCCTGGCGGAGGACTCTCAGGAGCCGGGCGAACTCCCCGCCCCGTTGCCATCCGGCCAACGGGAGCCGCCGTCCGGGGCGGTCCGCGCGGCTCTGAGCGGGATCGCTGCCGGTGTCCTGTATGCCCTGTTTCTGATCGTCAGCTCTGTCTACCTCTTCGACAACTACGGCTCGGCGCTCTTCTTCGGAACCCCGTTCGTCTCGGGCGCCGTCGGGGCCTTTCTCTTCAACCGCCCGCGTCCCCGGTCCCTGCTGGCGACGCTCGGCAATACCTCCCTGATGGTCCTGTTCTGCTGTCTGGCCCTCCTGCTCCTGGCGCTCGAGGGGATGATCTGCGTCCTGATGGCCCTCCCGATCATGGTCCCGGTCGCCTGGCTGGGGGGACTGGTCGGCTGGACGATCGCCCGCGAAACCCGTCGCCCGCAGCGCGAACGTCAGGGCCTCCTCTGTTCGCTGGCGGTGCTGCCGCTCCTCGCCGGAATCGAAGGGGCGGTCGCGCCGAATCCTGTCTTTACGGTGGAATCCGCCATCGAAATCGCCGCGCCCCCCGAGCGGGTCTGGGAGACGGTCATCGGCTTTCCGCCGATCACGCGGGAGCCGGCGTGGTTCTTCCGGCTGGGGATTGCCTGTCCCGAGCGGGCCCGGATCGAGGGGACGGGGATCGGCGCGATCCGGCACTGCGAGTTCACGACCGGCGCGTTCGTGGAGCCGATCACCGTCTGGGATCCCCCGCGGCGGCTGGCGTTCGACGTCACCGAGCAGCCGGAACCGATGTTCGAGCTGACTCCGTACCGCCACATCCATCCGCCGCACCTGAAAAGCTCCTTCCGCAGCACTCGCGGGGAGTTCCGGCTGGAACCCCTCCCCGCGGACGGGGAGCGTGGTCCCGGCACGCGGCTGATCGGCCGGACGTGGTACACGCTCGACATGCGGCCCCTTCCCTACTGGACCGTCTGGTCCGACGCCTTGATCCACGCCATTCACCGGCGGGTCCTGGAACACATCCGCGAGGTCGCGGAGGGGCGGACGGTCCCGGCAAAAACCTTGTGA
- a CDS encoding HD domain-containing phosphohydrolase, translated as MNVLIADDDESTTLTLSHALEAFGYSVTVAHDGLEAIQLLRSGRYRMLISDWQMPGMSGPELCREIRQRHMGRYIYIILLTSFSGSERVIEGLEAGADDFIAKPFNPSELRVRVRAGERLLGLETRELTIFALAKLAESRDQETGEHLERMREYSRVIAEDLSRTPDFRDEIDGEYIRLLYLTSPLHDIGKVAIPDTVLLKPGRLTAEEFEIMKTHTLLGAKTLEDVAASYPGGGFLKMARDIALTHHERYDGKGYPSGISGDEIPLAARITSVADVYDALTSKRVYKEAFTHELAREIIEDGAGTQFDPRVVASFVRCEDEILAIKNRFHDGYLGQEPHTLPSRSVLAESYA; from the coding sequence ATGAATGTCCTGATCGCTGATGACGATGAGAGCACGACGCTGACGCTCTCGCATGCGCTGGAGGCGTTCGGCTACTCCGTCACCGTGGCCCACGACGGCCTCGAAGCCATTCAGCTGCTCCGCTCGGGGCGGTACCGGATGCTGATCTCCGACTGGCAGATGCCGGGGATGAGCGGTCCGGAGCTCTGTCGCGAGATCCGCCAGCGGCACATGGGGCGGTACATCTACATCATCCTCCTGACCTCCTTCTCCGGGAGCGAGCGGGTCATCGAGGGGCTCGAGGCCGGGGCCGACGACTTCATCGCCAAACCGTTCAACCCCAGCGAACTGCGGGTCCGGGTCCGCGCCGGAGAGCGGCTGCTCGGTCTCGAAACCCGCGAGCTGACGATCTTCGCCCTCGCCAAGCTGGCCGAGTCCCGCGACCAGGAGACCGGTGAGCACCTGGAGCGGATGCGGGAGTACTCCCGCGTCATCGCCGAGGACCTCTCCCGGACGCCCGACTTCCGCGACGAGATCGACGGCGAATACATCCGGCTGCTCTATCTCACGAGCCCGTTGCACGACATCGGCAAGGTTGCGATTCCCGACACGGTCCTGCTGAAGCCCGGACGGCTCACGGCGGAAGAGTTCGAGATCATGAAGACCCACACGCTGCTGGGGGCCAAGACGCTGGAAGACGTCGCGGCCAGCTACCCGGGCGGGGGTTTTCTCAAGATGGCCCGCGACATCGCTCTCACGCACCATGAGCGGTACGACGGCAAGGGGTATCCCAGCGGCATCTCGGGAGACGAAATTCCGCTCGCCGCGCGGATTACCTCGGTGGCTGACGTCTACGACGCCCTGACGAGCAAGCGGGTCTACAAAGAAGCGTTCACTCACGAGCTGGCCCGCGAGATCATCGAGGACGGCGCCGGGACGCAGTTCGATCCCCGCGTGGTCGCCTCCTTTGTCCGCTGCGAGGACGAGATCCTCGCCATCAAGAACCGCTTCCACGACGGCTACCTGGGACAGGAGCCGCATACGCTGCCGTCGCGCTCCGTGCTGGCTGAGTCGTATGCGTGA
- the nhaA gene encoding Na+/H+ antiporter NhaA, whose translation MKDAAKGKREGAAATSLPSRPIERWLAPLHRFLHVQAAGGIALLLATIVALVLANSDFSHEFSELWEIPVEFGFGDFSLKGTLGHLIINDGLMTLFFFVVGLEIKRELVAGELRDPRKALLPVVAAMGGMIVPALIYFGLQWDEPGQRGWAIPMATDIAFVVGVLSLLGHRVPFGLKIALLSLAIVDDLGAVLVIAVVFTETIVWEWLAVAGGGFLIAVLLNLLGVRAIALYVFAGIIAWLGFLQAGIHPTVAGVLLGLLTPARAWIGDRTLSEVLEKTWKSLDVADPEERDRRADLKRVEFALRESESPLHRLETGLHPWMSFFIMPLFALANAGVAFDPSELSHPVSMAVAAGLVLGKPLGILLFTVAAVKAGVTRLPTGVDWKVMTGGACMAGIGFTMSLFLNGLSFPGPRYAEMAAAGKIGTLMGSLVSAVLGTTLLLIFLREKSAPAPAPAASGKGK comes from the coding sequence ATGAAGGACGCGGCGAAAGGAAAACGAGAGGGAGCCGCAGCAACCTCCCTCCCGTCCCGCCCGATCGAGCGCTGGCTGGCCCCGCTGCACCGTTTCCTCCATGTTCAGGCGGCCGGCGGCATCGCGCTCCTCCTGGCGACGATCGTCGCCCTGGTGCTCGCCAACTCGGATTTCAGCCACGAGTTCTCCGAGCTGTGGGAGATCCCGGTCGAGTTCGGTTTCGGCGACTTTTCGCTGAAAGGGACGCTGGGCCATCTGATCATCAACGATGGCCTGATGACGCTGTTCTTCTTCGTCGTCGGTCTTGAGATCAAACGGGAGCTCGTGGCGGGCGAACTCCGCGATCCCCGCAAAGCTCTCCTCCCTGTCGTGGCGGCGATGGGCGGGATGATCGTTCCTGCGCTGATCTACTTCGGCTTGCAGTGGGACGAGCCGGGCCAGCGGGGGTGGGCGATCCCGATGGCGACCGACATCGCCTTCGTCGTCGGCGTCCTGTCGCTGCTCGGGCACCGCGTCCCCTTCGGACTCAAGATCGCGCTCCTGTCGCTGGCGATCGTGGACGACCTGGGGGCGGTGCTGGTGATCGCCGTCGTCTTCACGGAGACGATCGTGTGGGAGTGGCTGGCGGTGGCGGGGGGCGGGTTCCTGATCGCGGTCCTGCTCAATCTCCTGGGCGTCCGGGCGATCGCGCTCTATGTCTTCGCGGGGATTATCGCCTGGCTCGGGTTTCTGCAGGCGGGGATCCATCCGACCGTGGCCGGCGTGCTGCTCGGCCTGCTGACGCCGGCCCGCGCGTGGATCGGCGATCGAACGCTTTCCGAAGTGCTCGAGAAGACCTGGAAGAGTCTCGATGTGGCCGATCCCGAAGAGCGCGACCGGCGGGCCGACCTGAAGCGGGTCGAGTTCGCCCTCCGCGAGTCCGAGTCGCCGCTCCATCGGCTGGAGACCGGCCTGCACCCGTGGATGTCGTTCTTCATCATGCCCCTCTTCGCCCTGGCGAACGCCGGGGTAGCGTTCGATCCCTCGGAGCTCTCTCATCCGGTCTCGATGGCGGTCGCGGCGGGACTGGTGCTGGGGAAACCGCTCGGGATCCTGCTGTTCACGGTGGCGGCGGTCAAAGCGGGGGTGACACGGCTGCCGACCGGCGTCGACTGGAAGGTCATGACCGGCGGGGCCTGCATGGCGGGGATCGGCTTCACGATGTCGCTGTTCCTGAACGGCCTGTCGTTCCCGGGCCCGCGGTACGCCGAGATGGCGGCCGCCGGAAAGATCGGGACCCTGATGGGGTCGCTGGTCAGCGCCGTCCTGGGGACGACGCTGCTCCTGATCTTCCTGAGAGAGAAGTCCGCTCCGGCCCCGGCCCCGGCCGCGTCAGGCAAGGGAAAATGA
- a CDS encoding PhoX family protein, whose translation MTSFSRRQFLGSALASTAVGSLFASLTSHCAAVGFPELLAPGYGPLRPVEDETTGLELIRLPEGFRCISYGWTGDPMSDGAPTPAAHDGMAVVKEQKGIISLIRNHELDKPGVPFTKPEATYDAAARGGCTVLQFDGTRGKWLSSRAALGGTVRNCAGGPTPWGTWLTCEETVVDEREEFQKSHGWVFEVAADGAANPEPIRGMGRFVHEAVAVDPATSIVYLTEDRGESGLYRYVPKIPGKMHDGGRLEILEAVGQKDLRRGIRVGSHFDVRWHVLDDVEDARTGEADETQAVFKRGVRLGASTFARLEGCAAAHGMIVMTATSGGDARRGQVWQYDPSKEQLTLLFESPARDVLDMPDNMTFSPRGGIVLCEDGDHSPLRLQGLTGDGRVFPFAANNCDFSAGRAKGRLATLGKKVATADHRGREWCGCTFSADGRWLFANLQTPGITLAITGPWQAGLI comes from the coding sequence ATGACGTCTTTCTCCCGCCGCCAATTCCTCGGCTCCGCCCTTGCCTCCACAGCCGTCGGCTCCCTCTTCGCCTCCCTCACCTCCCACTGCGCCGCCGTCGGGTTCCCCGAACTCCTCGCCCCCGGCTACGGCCCGCTCCGCCCCGTCGAAGACGAAACAACCGGCCTCGAACTGATCCGGCTCCCCGAAGGCTTCCGCTGCATCTCCTACGGCTGGACCGGCGACCCGATGAGCGACGGCGCTCCCACCCCTGCCGCCCACGACGGGATGGCAGTCGTCAAGGAGCAGAAAGGGATCATCTCCCTCATCCGCAACCACGAGCTCGACAAGCCCGGCGTGCCGTTCACGAAGCCCGAAGCGACCTACGACGCGGCCGCCCGCGGAGGCTGCACCGTGCTGCAGTTCGACGGCACCCGCGGCAAGTGGCTGTCGAGCCGCGCGGCGCTCGGAGGAACAGTCCGTAACTGCGCCGGCGGTCCAACCCCCTGGGGGACCTGGCTCACCTGTGAAGAGACCGTCGTCGATGAGCGGGAAGAGTTCCAGAAGTCGCACGGCTGGGTCTTCGAAGTCGCCGCCGACGGCGCCGCGAATCCGGAGCCGATCCGGGGGATGGGCCGCTTCGTTCATGAGGCAGTGGCCGTCGACCCGGCGACGAGCATCGTCTACCTGACGGAGGACCGTGGCGAGTCCGGGCTTTACCGCTACGTCCCCAAGATCCCGGGGAAGATGCATGACGGCGGCCGGCTGGAGATCCTGGAAGCGGTTGGGCAGAAGGATCTGCGGCGAGGGATCCGGGTTGGAAGCCACTTCGATGTCCGTTGGCATGTTCTCGACGATGTCGAGGATGCCCGGACCGGCGAAGCGGATGAGACGCAGGCGGTCTTCAAGCGGGGGGTGCGGCTGGGGGCTTCGACGTTTGCCCGGTTGGAGGGGTGCGCGGCGGCCCACGGAATGATCGTGATGACCGCCACCAGCGGGGGGGATGCGCGGCGGGGGCAGGTGTGGCAGTACGACCCGTCGAAGGAGCAGCTGACGCTTTTGTTTGAGTCGCCGGCGCGGGACGTTCTGGACATGCCGGACAACATGACGTTCAGTCCGCGGGGTGGGATTGTCCTCTGTGAGGATGGGGATCATTCGCCGCTTCGGTTGCAGGGGCTGACGGGTGACGGGCGGGTGTTTCCGTTTGCGGCCAACAACTGCGATTTCAGTGCTGGCAGGGCGAAAGGGCGTCTGGCGACGCTGGGGAAGAAGGTGGCGACAGCGGACCATCGCGGGCGGGAGTGGTGTGGCTGTACGTTTTCGGCGGACGGTCGGTGGCTCTTTGCGAATCTGCAGACGCCGGGGATCACGCTGGCGATCACGGGGCCTTGGCAGGCGGGGCTGATCTAA
- a CDS encoding Hpt domain-containing protein, with the protein MATLEMTRPAAELSGSPTPAGTSAHFDLPQLLDRCLGNMRLVDKLISGFRRSLATNVPTLRGLADAGDMPGVALLAHRLKGEAANVAAPDVRHWAARIEDFATREWSDEVTDAIGHLEQISCDLQQGAAGA; encoded by the coding sequence ATGGCCACGCTCGAAATGACTCGCCCCGCCGCGGAGCTCTCCGGCTCTCCTACCCCCGCCGGAACGAGCGCCCATTTTGATCTTCCCCAGCTCCTCGACCGCTGCCTTGGAAACATGCGGCTGGTCGACAAGCTGATCTCCGGATTCCGCCGGAGCCTGGCGACGAACGTCCCGACCCTCCGCGGCCTGGCCGATGCCGGTGACATGCCGGGAGTCGCCCTCCTGGCTCACCGCCTCAAGGGAGAAGCGGCGAACGTCGCGGCGCCGGACGTTCGGCACTGGGCGGCCCGCATCGAAGACTTTGCGACCCGCGAATGGTCGGACGAAGTGACGGACGCGATCGGACACCTCGAACAGATTTCCTGCGACCTTCAGCAGGGCGCCGCCGGCGCCTGA
- a CDS encoding purine-nucleoside phosphorylase: MEEDRVGEAVRALCCWDNESPRVGIILGTGLGSATSRLETTARIPYADIPHFCQSTAVGHAGEWLCGRWRGTPVAVMSGRFHLYEGYSFEQIGRAIRVMHGLGVETLVVTNAAGGLSPDLRVGDLVVIEDHVNFAFCNPRRDPVVSGGGPCRSGTFYDRGLHRSALASAEGAGIRARSGVYIGVTGPNYETRAEYRFFRGLGDVVGMSTVPEATTAANLGMRVLGISTVTNVCDPDHLETTSGEEVAAAARNAADRVGAVIDGVLSGLS; encoded by the coding sequence ATGGAAGAGGATCGCGTCGGTGAAGCGGTCCGCGCTCTGTGCTGCTGGGACAACGAGTCCCCCCGCGTCGGGATCATCCTGGGAACGGGGCTCGGCAGTGCCACCTCCCGGCTCGAAACGACAGCCCGCATCCCCTACGCCGACATCCCCCACTTCTGCCAGTCCACCGCCGTCGGACACGCCGGCGAATGGCTCTGCGGCCGCTGGCGAGGAACGCCGGTCGCCGTCATGTCCGGCCGCTTCCACCTCTATGAAGGCTACAGCTTCGAGCAGATCGGCCGCGCCATCCGCGTCATGCATGGCCTGGGGGTCGAGACCCTGGTCGTCACCAACGCCGCCGGCGGACTCTCGCCCGATCTGCGGGTCGGAGACCTTGTGGTGATCGAGGACCACGTCAACTTTGCCTTCTGCAATCCCCGTCGTGACCCGGTCGTCTCCGGCGGCGGCCCCTGCCGGTCCGGCACGTTCTACGACCGCGGGCTGCACCGCTCCGCCCTGGCCTCGGCCGAAGGTGCCGGCATCCGGGCCCGGTCGGGCGTCTACATCGGTGTCACGGGACCGAACTACGAGACGCGGGCGGAGTACCGTTTCTTCCGTGGACTGGGGGATGTCGTCGGGATGTCGACGGTTCCGGAGGCAACGACGGCCGCGAACCTGGGTATGCGGGTCCTGGGGATCTCGACGGTGACGAACGTCTGCGACCCGGACCATCTGGAAACGACGAGTGGTGAGGAAGTCGCGGCCGCGGCGCGGAACGCCGCCGACCGGGTGGGGGCGGTTATCGATGGAGTCCTCAGCGGACTCTCGTAA
- the tdh gene encoding L-threonine 3-dehydrogenase: MKALVKRHAQPGLWLENVPEPTVGPNDVLIRVDRTGICGTDVHIYNWDAWAQKTIPVPMVVGHEFVGDIVEVGSNVRDFFPGEVVSGEGHVVCGHCRNCLAGRRHLCAHTQGIGVNRPGAFAEYIAVPQTNVWHHDPSINRDIASIFDPFGNAVHTALSFDLLGEDVLITGAGPIGCMATAIAQYAGARYVVVTDVNPWRLELAKKMGATRVVDVRTEKLSDVQKELRMKEGFDVGLEMSGNPSAFRDMLASMAHGGKVAMLGIPEKEMAIDWNLVVFNMLTIKGIYGREMYETWYKMTVMLQGGLKIDQVITHRFSATEFERGFEAMRSGQSGKVILDWKSL; this comes from the coding sequence ATGAAAGCTCTCGTCAAACGCCATGCCCAGCCCGGACTCTGGCTGGAGAACGTTCCGGAGCCGACGGTCGGCCCCAACGATGTCCTGATCCGGGTCGACCGGACGGGGATCTGCGGGACTGACGTCCACATCTACAACTGGGACGCGTGGGCCCAGAAGACGATCCCGGTCCCGATGGTGGTGGGGCATGAGTTTGTCGGGGACATCGTCGAGGTCGGTTCGAACGTCCGGGACTTCTTTCCCGGCGAGGTGGTGAGCGGCGAAGGGCACGTTGTCTGCGGGCACTGCCGCAACTGTCTGGCGGGGCGGCGGCATCTGTGTGCCCACACGCAGGGGATCGGTGTCAACCGGCCCGGGGCGTTCGCGGAGTACATCGCGGTGCCGCAGACGAACGTCTGGCACCACGATCCTTCGATCAATCGCGACATCGCGAGCATCTTCGATCCGTTCGGGAATGCGGTTCATACGGCGCTGTCGTTCGACCTTCTGGGCGAAGACGTCCTGATCACCGGGGCGGGGCCGATCGGCTGCATGGCGACGGCGATCGCGCAGTACGCGGGGGCCCGGTACGTCGTTGTGACGGACGTGAACCCGTGGCGGCTGGAGCTGGCGAAGAAGATGGGGGCGACGCGGGTTGTTGATGTCCGGACCGAGAAGCTCTCGGACGTTCAGAAGGAACTCCGCATGAAGGAGGGGTTCGACGTCGGTCTGGAGATGTCGGGCAATCCTTCGGCCTTCCGTGACATGCTGGCCAGCATGGCGCATGGCGGGAAGGTGGCGATGCTGGGGATTCCTGAGAAGGAGATGGCGATCGACTGGAACCTGGTCGTCTTCAACATGCTGACGATCAAGGGGATCTACGGCCGGGAGATGTATGAGACGTGGTACAAGATGACGGTGATGCTCCAGGGGGGGCTGAAGATCGATCAGGTGATCACGCACCGGTTTTCGGCGACGGAGTTTGAGAGGGGTTTTGAGGCGATGCGGAGTGGTCAGTCGGGGAAGGTGATTCTGGACTGGAAGTCGCTGTAA
- a CDS encoding Gfo/Idh/MocA family protein, with translation MAEANRRGFLQVTGAALAAGAWAAPATANAAEDGPIPIGFIGPGGMGMNHVRLLAQNKEVRIAWVCDVDANRLKAAADHVEQAAGTRPQTTGDLRRILDDRAVQAVWIATPDHWHAPATILACQAGKHVYVEKPCSHNLREGRLMIEAGKQHGRVIQVGTQSRSTEGIRKGIARLREGVIGEVLVAKAWNSQRRGTIGKQQPSSPPEFLDFDTWLGPAPAVPYRSNLLPGVWRWWHEFGAGDMGNDGVHDIDIARWGLGVEVHPTRIAAMGGKYVFDDDQQFPDTQTVLFEYQNLPGPHSRKQLIFEQRIWSPYVQEGFENGCAFYGTDGLMLLGKTGRYQIFGRRNKLIEEATWGGPDLAAHHRNFLGGIRTGEVQNADVSINHVSTALCHLGNIATRVGRALEFDPAKEMFVGDDEAGRMLKRTYREHWGAPRESV, from the coding sequence ATGGCTGAGGCGAATCGGCGCGGATTCCTGCAGGTCACGGGAGCGGCCCTCGCCGCCGGAGCCTGGGCCGCTCCGGCAACAGCGAACGCGGCGGAAGACGGGCCGATCCCTATCGGGTTCATCGGGCCCGGCGGCATGGGGATGAACCACGTCCGGCTTCTGGCCCAGAACAAGGAAGTCCGGATCGCCTGGGTCTGCGACGTCGACGCCAACCGTCTCAAGGCCGCCGCCGATCACGTCGAGCAGGCCGCGGGAACCCGGCCGCAGACGACCGGCGACCTGCGCCGCATCCTCGATGACCGCGCCGTTCAGGCGGTCTGGATCGCCACCCCCGATCACTGGCACGCGCCGGCCACGATCCTGGCGTGCCAGGCCGGAAAGCATGTCTATGTCGAAAAACCCTGCTCGCACAACCTGCGGGAGGGGCGGCTCATGATCGAGGCGGGGAAACAGCACGGTCGGGTCATCCAGGTCGGGACCCAGAGCCGGAGCACGGAGGGGATCCGCAAGGGGATCGCCCGGCTCCGCGAAGGGGTGATCGGCGAGGTGCTGGTCGCGAAGGCCTGGAACAGCCAGCGCCGCGGGACGATCGGAAAACAGCAGCCGTCGTCCCCTCCAGAGTTCCTCGACTTCGACACCTGGCTCGGCCCCGCTCCAGCGGTTCCGTACCGCTCGAACCTGTTGCCGGGTGTGTGGCGGTGGTGGCACGAATTTGGTGCGGGGGACATGGGGAATGATGGCGTTCATGACATCGACATCGCCCGCTGGGGGCTGGGGGTCGAGGTCCATCCGACTCGGATCGCGGCGATGGGTGGGAAGTACGTCTTTGACGATGACCAGCAGTTCCCGGATACGCAGACGGTTCTGTTCGAGTACCAGAACCTGCCCGGTCCGCACTCGCGAAAGCAGCTCATCTTTGAGCAGCGGATCTGGTCGCCGTATGTGCAGGAAGGGTTTGAGAACGGGTGTGCGTTTTATGGGACGGACGGGCTGATGCTGCTGGGGAAGACGGGGCGGTATCAGATCTTTGGGCGCCGGAACAAGCTGATTGAGGAGGCGACTTGGGGCGGGCCGGATCTGGCTGCGCATCACCGGAACTTCCTCGGCGGGATTCGGACGGGCGAAGTGCAGAACGCGGATGTCTCGATCAATCATGTTTCGACGGCTCTGTGCCATCTCGGGAATATCGCGACGCGGGTGGGGCGTGCGTTGGAGTTTGATCCGGCGAAGGAGATGTTTGTCGGGGATGACGAGGCGGGCCGGATGTTGAAGCGGACGTACCGTGAGCATTGGGGCGCGCCGCGAGAAAGTGTTTGA
- a CDS encoding ribonuclease D has translation MPSRLITEQNEFDDFCARIREAGIVGFDTEFVSEFYFQPKLCLLQFALPDESHLVDPFEVEDLSAWWSIMADQTTTIVCHGGREELRFCLRYAGAPPGKFVDVQVAEGLLSRGFPVSYKNLVAKVMNVKVHSSETRTNWEHRPLTQRQVDYAVEDVSFLLEIWNRQQKSLKKQGRMAWAEAEFDRMVADVSREQDREGWRKLPGVQGLRPRDQAVARALYHWRINTAQKLDKPPRTVFRDDMLMEVAKRQPATLHELNMTRGMQRKDYQRFGTDLLDSVQAALDLPEEDLPKPDRAKAYPASDDALSRLLSLALSNRCAEMSVSMSLVGNAADVENLVHWHIHHRQSAKHLPKLLQGWRGEVCGTLLSDVLDGKLTLRVADPRSDAPLRFEPYKPS, from the coding sequence ATGCCCTCGCGGCTCATTACCGAGCAAAACGAATTCGACGACTTCTGCGCCCGCATCCGCGAAGCGGGCATCGTCGGATTTGATACGGAGTTCGTCTCCGAGTTCTATTTCCAGCCCAAGCTCTGCCTGCTGCAGTTCGCGCTGCCGGACGAGTCGCACCTCGTCGACCCGTTCGAGGTCGAGGATCTCTCGGCCTGGTGGTCGATCATGGCCGACCAGACGACGACGATCGTCTGCCACGGCGGGCGGGAGGAACTGCGGTTCTGCCTGCGGTACGCCGGGGCGCCTCCGGGGAAGTTCGTCGACGTGCAGGTGGCCGAGGGGCTGCTGAGCCGTGGTTTCCCGGTCTCGTACAAGAACCTGGTCGCCAAGGTGATGAACGTCAAGGTGCACAGTTCCGAGACCCGGACGAACTGGGAGCACCGGCCGCTGACGCAGCGACAGGTCGACTACGCGGTCGAGGACGTCTCGTTCCTCCTTGAGATCTGGAACCGGCAGCAGAAGTCCCTCAAGAAGCAGGGGCGGATGGCGTGGGCGGAGGCGGAGTTCGACCGGATGGTGGCGGATGTCTCCCGCGAGCAGGACCGCGAGGGATGGCGGAAGCTCCCCGGCGTGCAGGGGCTGCGGCCGCGCGATCAGGCGGTCGCCCGGGCGCTGTACCACTGGCGGATCAACACGGCGCAGAAGCTCGACAAGCCTCCGCGGACCGTCTTCCGCGACGACATGCTGATGGAGGTCGCCAAGCGGCAGCCGGCGACGCTGCATGAGCTCAATATGACCCGCGGCATGCAGCGGAAGGATTACCAGCGGTTCGGAACGGACCTTCTGGACTCGGTTCAGGCGGCGCTCGATCTTCCGGAGGAGGATCTGCCGAAGCCGGACCGGGCGAAGGCGTATCCCGCTTCCGACGATGCTCTGTCGCGGCTGTTGAGTCTGGCGCTCTCCAACCGCTGTGCGGAGATGAGTGTCTCGATGTCGCTCGTCGGGAATGCGGCGGATGTGGAGAACCTGGTCCACTGGCACATCCATCACCGGCAGTCGGCCAAGCATCTGCCGAAGCTGCTTCAGGGTTGGCGTGGCGAAGTGTGCGGGACGCTGCTTTCGGACGTGCTGGATGGGAAGCTGACGTTGCGGGTGGCCGATCCGCGTTCGGATGCGCCGCTGCGGTTCGAGCCGTACAAGCCAAGTTGA
- a CDS encoding helix-turn-helix domain-containing protein — protein MARRPAEESGGTGTGSNADVVGMQLSQRIKALRGEKGWSLERLSAACGVSRSMLSQIERGLANPTLGVTLRIAEAFDLTIGEFVEHGPKRGSTIHVVRGNDPAHTFRSDEHVTLRTLSPLHLEKDTEFYELVLEEGAVLSSAPHFPKTREFLTVVQGKVRVTSGSDVSELARGDSATYAADVSHEIANTGRGKASLFLVVSYR, from the coding sequence ATGGCCAGACGACCAGCGGAAGAGAGCGGCGGGACGGGAACCGGGTCAAACGCCGACGTCGTCGGCATGCAGCTCAGCCAGCGGATCAAAGCCCTGCGCGGAGAGAAGGGCTGGTCGCTGGAGCGGCTTTCCGCCGCCTGCGGGGTGAGCCGCTCGATGCTCAGCCAGATCGAGCGGGGGCTGGCGAACCCGACGCTCGGCGTGACGCTCCGGATCGCGGAGGCGTTCGACCTGACGATCGGTGAGTTCGTCGAGCACGGCCCCAAGCGGGGGTCGACGATCCACGTCGTCCGCGGCAACGATCCGGCCCACACGTTCCGGTCGGACGAGCACGTGACGCTGCGGACGCTGTCGCCGCTGCACCTGGAGAAGGACACGGAGTTCTACGAACTCGTCCTGGAAGAGGGGGCGGTCCTGAGCAGCGCGCCCCACTTTCCGAAGACCCGCGAGTTCCTCACGGTGGTCCAGGGGAAGGTGCGGGTCACATCGGGAAGCGACGTCTCGGAGCTCGCCCGCGGCGACTCGGCCACGTATGCGGCGGACGTCAGCCACGAGATCGCCAACACCGGCCGCGGGAAAGCGTCGCTGTTTCTTGTGGTCAGCTATCGCTGA